A genomic segment from Cutaneotrichosporon cavernicola HIS019 DNA, chromosome: 7b encodes:
- a CDS encoding uncharacterized protein (Late embryogenesis abundant protein): MSDVVKSGKKPVEGATDKAKPKKKIDKASSAKKDLGDKPEAVKSKADPKQVLDKASTVKKGVGDTVKKGVGDKADPSKAASKDATKKAPVDAGKAKASKSSQALDKASTVKKDVGDKASTVKKDVGDKASTVKKDFDDKTSASKAASKDATKKAPVDAGKAKASKSSPADLESGTAKGKDMAEKVKSKAPKAPVDPTDAVKDATKPAKKALDKSKSAKPPATPSVDPKDASKSDKSKAKSAVKTKSAKQSGAATPMDSAAMPAKPIEAKAEESIPKDADMPTSKPDAAGVKAKGAKTPKPDAAGVKAKGVKNPNPGAEGVKTPKPDAAGVKAKGVKNPNPGAEGVKAKGIKTPNPGAEGVKAKGAKQSGTATPMGTDSAAMPAKPTEANAEESLPKDADESLPKDADESLPKDADESLPKPDAASPDDVKKSAEELNPELNSGEEASEDDEVSEDDESDGEEVKEASEASDAEADEGIEVDAVSGKDEEKADSGEEETASEAGDDTSEAAEDESDAVDVEDVKNKEEVEEASGAEEPEAEVEKLSEAEGEELSDAEAEDLSDAEAEEDAEGVEAESDAEAVEAESDAEAAEAESDADAEAEDLSDAEAEEDAEGVEAESDAEAVEAESDAEAAEAESDADAEAEDLSASEAEELSDAEAEDLSDAEAEEDAEGVEAESDAEGVEAESDAEAIEAESDAEAAEADSDAEAVEAESDAEAVEAESDAEAAEAESDAEAVEAESDAEAVEAESDAEAAEAESDAEAVEAESDAEAVEADSDAEAVEAESDAEAVEAESDAEAVEAESDAEEAEEDAEAPEDAAPGVPDGAAAESRADDESADDTVSNASAADDAASDETQPTAHDEVDLSRLKDGKVNKGGNVVVDGKVVGRIKEGVLSKLVGKIVDENGDIWNDSGKKIGAAELIPDDELEAMDKESAPFEAFPDAVVDRKGYVVSDGERVGKVAEGDPKKLRGMHVDADGDILDRSGNVIGRAERWEEEEPEPEAEPEAPDLSSLAGKRVNKAGNIVDSSGSIFGRVVDGNPKRMVGRMCDKNGNILSESGDVIGKAELVYEGGREGEKSGPFTGLVGCKVNKNGKVLSPTGDVVGKLVQGDAKQLAGREVDDDGDICDKNGNVVGHAEREDVEEEDPKVVEERDQAEKDKKLAKQLAYCIQQTLDQVKPICEKISRKIEAAENTPKDQLDEKKLVAQVRPLIEEGGRLLSEANGTIRGMDPDGRIQQNAKYKAATHEATPEEYHLAEVLKELTGTVAKTIDDAKRKLEGMPRAQKKLNPLWRLLSQPLGQILAGVGLLLSGVLGIVGNLLNGLGLGGLVNGLLGGLGIDKVLEGLGLGKIGETVSGLTDTVSGLTDTVTDTVSGVTGGGKEGKGGLLGGIL, from the coding sequence ATGTCCGACGTTGTGAAATCAGGAAAGAAACCCGTGGAAGGCGCTACAGACAAGGCTaagccgaagaagaagatCGACAAGGCCTCCAGCGCAAAGAAGGATCTCGGAGATAAGCCAGAGGCTGTCAAGTCTAAGGCGGACCCCAAGCAAGTGCTTGACAAGGCGTCCACAGTTAAGAAGGGTGTCGGCGACACAGTCAAAAAGGGTGTCGGCGACAAGGCGGACCCTTCAAAGGCGGCCAGCAAGGACGCCACCAAGAAAGCGCCGGTGGACGCCGGCAAGGCAAAGGCCTCCAAGTCGTCTCAAGCGCTCGACAAGGCGTCCACAGTCAAGAAGGATGTCGGCGACAAGGCGTCCACAGTCAAGAAGGATGTCGGCGACAAGGCGTCCACAGTCAAGAAGGATTTCGACGACAAGACGTCTGCTTCAAAGGCGGCCAGCAAGGACGCCACCAAGAAAGCGCCGGTGGACGCCGGCAAGGCAAAGGCCTCTAAATCGTCGCCGGCGGACCTCGAGAGCGGTACTGCCAAAGGAAAGGACATGGCCGAAAAGGTCAAGTCCAAGGCCCCAAAGGCACCAGTCGACCCCACCGACGCTGTAAAGGACGCGACCAAGccggccaagaaggcgctcgacaagTCAAAGTCGGCCAAGCCACCCGCCACACCGTCCGTGGACCCAAAGGACGCCTCCAAATCCGACAAGTCAAAGGCAAAGTCGGCCGTCAAGACAAAGAGTGCCAAGCAGAGTGGGGCTGCCACACCGATGGACAGCGCCGCGATGCCGGCCAAACCCATCGAGGCCAAAGCCGAGGAGTCCATCCCCAAGGACGCTGACATGCCAACTTCTAAGCCAGACGCCGCGGGCGTCAAGGCAAAGGGTGCCAAGACCCCCAAGCCAGATGCCGCGGGCGTCAAGGCAAAGGGTGTCAAGAACCCCAACCCaggcgccgagggcgtcaagACCCCCAAGCCAGATGCCGCGGGCGTCAAGGCAAAGGGTGTCAAGAACCCCAACCCaggcgccgagggcgtcaaggcAAAGGGTATCAAGACCCCCAACCCaggcgccgagggcgtcaaggcAAAGGGTGCCAAGCAGAGTGGGACTGCCACACCGATGGGCACCGACAGCGCCGCGATGCCAGCCAAACCCACCGAGGCCAACGCCGAAGAGTCCCTCCccaaggacgccgacgagtcCCTCCccaaggacgccgacgagtcCCTCCccaaggacgccgacgagtcCCTCCCCAAACCAGACGCCGCGTCCCCGGACGACGTCAAGAAGTCCGCTGAGGAGCTCAACCCCGAGCTAAATTCCGGGGAGGAGGCTtctgaggacgacgaggtgtctgaggacgacgaaagcgacggggaggaggtaAAGGAGGCGTCCGAGGCGTCcgatgccgaggctgaCGAAGGCATCGAAGTTGACGCTGTCTCCGGtaaggacgaggagaaaGCCGACTCCGGTGAGGAGGAAACCGCCTCTGAGGCCGGGGACGACACTTCCGAagctgccgaggacgaaAGCGACGCCGTAGACGTTGAAGACGTCAAGAACAAGGAAGAGGTCGAAGAGGCGTCTGGGGCCGAGGAACCCGAGGcggaggtcgagaagctATCCGAAGCCGAAGGCGAAGAGCTGTCCGAtgccgaagccgaggacCTATCCGATGCCGAAGCCGAAGAGGATGCTGAAGGTGTCGAGGCTGAATCTGACGCtgaggctgtcgaggcggaATCGGACGCTGAagctgccgaggctgaATCTGACGCCGAtgccgaagccgaggacCTATCCGAtgccgaagccgaggaggatgcTGAAGGTGTCGAGGCTGAATCTGACGCtgaggctgtcgaggcggaATCGGACGCTGAagctgccgaggctgaATCTGACGCCGAtgccgaagccgaggacCTATCCGCTTCCGAAGCCGAGGAGCTATCCGAtgccgaagccgaggacCTATCCGATGCCGAAGCCGAAGAGGATGCTGAAGGTGTCGAGGCGGAATCGGATGCTGAAGGTGTCGAGGCTGAATCTGACGCTGAGGCTATCGAGGCGGAATCGGACGCTGAagctgccgaggctgaCTCTGACGCtgaggctgtcgaggcggaATCGGACGCtgaggctgtcgaggcggaATCGGACGCTGAagctgccgaggctgaATCGGACGCtgaggctgtcgaggcggaATCGGACGCtgaggctgtcgaggcggaATCGGACGCTGAagctgccgaggctgaATCGGACGCtgaggctgtcgaggcggaATCGGACGCtgaggctgtcgaggctGACTCTGACGCtgaggctgtcgaggctGAATCGGACGCtgaggctgtcgaggctGAATCGGACGCtgaggctgtcgaggctGAATCTGACGCTGAGGAAGCTGAAGAGGATGCTGAGGCCCCCGAGGACGCCGCTCCCGGCGTCCCCGATGGCGCTGCCGCGGAGTCCAGGGCAGACGATGAGTCTGCCGACGACACTGTCTCCAACGCCTCCGCTGCGGACGACGCCGCCTCGGACGAAACTCAACCCACAGCccacgacgaggtcgacctcTCAcgcctcaaggacggcaaggtcaaCAAGGGCGGCAACGTTGTCGTGGACGGTAAGGTGGTCGGCCGTATCAAGGAGGGCGTGCTTTCCAAGCTTGTCGGCAAGAtcgtcgacgagaacgGCGACATCTGGAACGACAGCGGCAAGAAGATTGgagccgccgagctcatccccgacgacgagctcgaggccatggACAAGGAGTCCGCACCGTTTGAGGCATTCCCTGACGCCGTCGTGGACCGCAAGGGCTACGTCGTGTCTGATGGCGAGCGTGtcggcaaggtcgccgagggtgaCCCCAAGAAGCTGCGAGGCAtgcacgtcgacgcggaTGGCGACATTCTCGACCGCAGCGGCAATGTCATTGGGCGTGCGGAGCgctgggaggaggaggaaccCGAacccgaggccgagcctGAAGCACCTGACCTGTCGTCCCTCGCGGGCAAGCGCGTCAACAAGGCCGGCAACATCGTCGACAGCAGCGGCTCGATCTTCGGCcgtgtcgtcgacggcaacCCCAAGCGGATGGTCGGCCGCATGTGCGACAAGAATGGCAACATTCTGTCCGAGAGCGGCGACGTGATCGGCAAGGCGGAGCTCGTGTACGAAGGCGGCCGCGAGGGTGAGAAGTCGGGCCCGTTCACTGGGCTCGTCGGCTGCAAGGTGAACAAGAACGGCAAGGTTCTGTCGCCCAcgggcgacgtcgtcggcaagctcgtccagGGTGACGCCAAGCAGCTGGCGGGCCGcgaggttgacgacgacggcgacattTGTGACAAGAACGGCAACGTGGTCGGTCATGCTGAGCGCGaagacgtcgaggaggaagaccccaaggtggtcgaggagcgcgatCAGGCCGAAAAAGACAAGAAGCTCGCAAAGCAGTTGGCCTACTGCATTCAGCAGACGCTCGACCAGGTCAAGCCGATCTGCGAGAAGATTTCGCGCAAGATtgaggccgccgagaacACTCCAAAGGACCAActcgacgagaagaagctCGTGGCGCAGGTGCGCCCCCtcatcgaggagggtggCAGGCTACTCTCCGAGGCCAACGGCACCATCCGCGGTATGGACCCGGACGGCAGGATCCAGCAGAATGCCAAGTACAAGGCGGCGACGCACGAGGCGACCCCCGAAGAGTACCACCTCGCTgaggtgctcaaggagctcacGGGCACCGTCGCAAAGAccatcgacgacgccaagcgGAAGCTCGAGGGAATGCCACGCGCACAGAAGAAGCTCAACCCGCTCTGGCGTCTGCTGAGTCAACCGCTGGGTCAGATCCTTGCCGGCGTCGGCCTGCTCCTCAgcggcgtgctcggcaTTGTCGGCAACTTGCTcaacggcctcggcctcggcggtTTGGTGAatggcctcctcggcggcctcggcatcgacaaggtgctcgagggTCTCGGGCTCGGCAAGATTGGGGAAACGGTGTCGGGGCTGACGGACACGGTGTCGGGTCTGACAGACACGGTGACAGACACGGTGTCGGGAGTGACCGGTGGGGGaaaggagggcaagggtGGGTTGTTGGGTGGAATTCTGTGA
- a CDS encoding uncharacterized protein (SnoaL-like polyketide cyclase) has translation MTKFTAEDNKKVIAEYFEQYWGKGNVDIVDKLCVPDYLIHYPMHGPIKGRDASKKMLNDFRASFPDLTFWGVGPLIAENTPEGDFVVGRWDGGGTHTGPAFADLAIGELKTANTGKAIRFTGTTVFRMEGGKIVEEMGEEGALRACSQLGLVGDIRWT, from the exons ATGACCAAGTTCACCGCCGAAGACAACAAGAAGGTCATTGCCGAGTACTTTGAGCAGTACTGGGGCAAGGGCAATGTTGATATT GTTGACAAGCTCTGCGTGCCCGACTACCTGATCCACTACCCGATGCACGGCCCCATCAAAGGCCGAGACGCATCGAAGAAAATGCTGAATGACTTCCGCGCGTCGTTCCCCGACCTCACGTTCTGGGGTGTGGGCCCACTCATCGCCGAGAACACTCCTGAGGGCGACTTTGTCGTTGGCCG TTGGGACGGAGGCGGCACTCACACTGGCCCGGCCTTTGCGGATCTGGCCATCGGGGAGCTCAAGACTGCAAACACTGGCAAGGCCATCCGCTTCACAGGGACCACCGTATTCCGCATGGAGGGTGGTAAGattgtcgaggagatgggcgaggaaggcgccCTCCGGGCATGCTCGCAGCTTGGTCTGGTTGGAGACATCCGCTGGACCTAG